From a single Cydia strobilella chromosome 17, ilCydStro3.1, whole genome shotgun sequence genomic region:
- the LOC134748860 gene encoding protein kish-A, producing the protein MSAIFNFQSLLSVILLLICTCAYLRSFFPSIMDRNKTGLLGTFWKCARIGERKSPYIAVCCLIMAFSILFLT; encoded by the exons ATG AGTGcgatatttaattttcaaagcTTGTTATCTGTCATATTACTTCTAATATGCACATGTGCATACTTGAGATCGTTCTTCCCTAGTATTATGGACCGCAATAAAACTGG GTTACTTGGAACATTTTGGAAGTGTGCTAGAATTGGGGAACGCAAATCACCTTACATAGCAGTTTGTTGCTTAATTATGGCATTTTCAATACTGTTTCTAACCTAA